From a single Candidatus Brevundimonas phytovorans genomic region:
- a CDS encoding aspartyl/asparaginyl beta-hydroxylase domain-containing protein gives MSDVRLNDTQALLAQARAARERADVAALGVAADALLRLHPREPRALVLKGDALAGQGDHRSAMTFYGAALAHGRLIDSPPPDLRAELDRAARAQAEGVKRFEQGLRDGLQARGFDPASSSTRFAASLDLMTGRRRLYYQQPKFYMLPGLPQIEFQSRETISWLAEVETAAPAIRAELDAVLAEPALFAPYVEDRANRPKNDQAGMLDNAAWSAVFLWKDGAEVPEVAARCPETMKALAAAPLCRIPGRSPSILFSKLQAGAKIPPHHGLINTRLICHLPLIAPPGSHFRVGGEEREWREGQAWAFDDTIEHEAWNASGQDRTILIFDVWKPEITAEEQDLIRALFAVIDASGGGAPKLGV, from the coding sequence ATGAGCGATGTTCGTCTGAACGATACCCAGGCCCTGCTTGCGCAAGCACGCGCTGCGCGTGAGCGGGCAGATGTTGCTGCTCTGGGCGTCGCCGCCGATGCGTTGCTGCGCCTCCATCCGCGCGAGCCTCGCGCCCTGGTGCTAAAGGGCGACGCCTTGGCGGGGCAGGGGGATCATCGTTCAGCCATGACCTTCTACGGCGCCGCCCTGGCCCACGGGCGCCTCATCGATTCGCCTCCGCCTGATCTGCGCGCGGAACTGGACCGCGCGGCTCGCGCCCAGGCCGAGGGGGTGAAGCGGTTCGAGCAGGGGCTGCGTGACGGGCTGCAAGCGCGCGGCTTCGATCCCGCCTCGTCCAGCACGCGGTTCGCGGCCTCGCTGGACCTGATGACGGGCAGGCGGCGGCTCTACTACCAGCAGCCTAAATTCTACATGCTTCCGGGCCTTCCGCAGATCGAGTTTCAGTCGCGCGAGACGATCTCCTGGCTGGCCGAGGTCGAGACGGCAGCGCCCGCCATCCGCGCCGAACTGGACGCGGTCCTGGCTGAGCCCGCCCTGTTCGCCCCCTATGTCGAGGATCGCGCTAATCGACCGAAGAACGACCAGGCCGGGATGCTGGACAACGCCGCCTGGAGCGCGGTCTTCCTGTGGAAGGACGGGGCCGAGGTTCCCGAGGTCGCCGCCCGCTGTCCCGAGACGATGAAGGCGCTGGCGGCGGCGCCCCTTTGCCGCATCCCCGGCCGCTCGCCGTCCATCCTGTTCTCGAAGCTGCAGGCGGGCGCGAAGATCCCGCCGCATCACGGCCTGATCAATACGCGCCTGATCTGCCATCTGCCGTTGATCGCCCCGCCCGGATCGCATTTCCGTGTCGGCGGCGAGGAACGGGAATGGCGCGAGGGTCAGGCCTGGGCTTTCGACGACACCATCGAGCACGAGGCCTGGAACGCCAGCGGCCAGGACCGCACCATCCTGATCTTCGATGTGTGGAAGCCCGAGATCACCGCGGAGGAACAGGACCTGATCCGGGCCCTGTTCGCCGTCATCGACGCAAGCGGGGGCGGTGCGCCGAAGCTCGGGGTTTAG